Proteins from one Methanococcus maripaludis C5 genomic window:
- a CDS encoding 30S ribosomal protein S11, which produces MSQKWGLVHIYASYNNTILHVTDLTGAETIAKVSGGMIVRNQRDESSPYAAMQAAFKIADLMRDKGIDQVHVKVRATGGQKSKNPGPGAQAAIRALSRAGIRIGRIEDATPIPHDGTTPKRKNR; this is translated from the coding sequence ATGAGTCAAAAATGGGGATTAGTACACATTTATGCATCGTACAACAACACAATTCTCCACGTTACTGATTTAACTGGAGCAGAAACTATCGCTAAAGTTTCAGGCGGTATGATTGTAAGAAATCAGAGAGATGAATCATCTCCATATGCTGCAATGCAAGCTGCATTCAAAATCGCAGATTTGATGAGGGACAAAGGAATTGATCAGGTACACGTAAAGGTCAGAGCTACAGGTGGCCAGAAATCCAAAAATCCAGGACCTGGTGCTCAAGCTGCTATTAGGGCATTATCAAGAGCAGGAATCAGAATCGGAAGAATTGAAGATGCTACACCAATTCCACACGATGGAACTACACCAAAAAGAAAGAACAGATAA
- a CDS encoding 30S ribosomal protein S4: MGDPRRLGKKYDTPNHPWIGERIQSEKEISQKYGLVNKKELWKMETQLRNYRRQARKLISDTTTQGGKEAVQLFNVLKRYAILVESEPTLDHVLSLNIESILERRLQTIVYRKGLAKTAKQARQFIVHGHIAVNGKRVTAPAYLVSVAENDAIEYVPNSPMASENHPERTAAVSEENQ; this comes from the coding sequence ATGGGAGATCCAAGAAGATTGGGTAAAAAATACGACACGCCTAACCATCCATGGATTGGGGAAAGAATCCAAAGCGAAAAAGAAATTAGCCAAAAATACGGTTTAGTTAACAAAAAAGAACTTTGGAAAATGGAAACCCAATTAAGGAACTACAGAAGACAGGCAAGAAAATTAATCAGCGATACCACAACACAAGGTGGAAAAGAAGCCGTTCAGTTATTCAATGTTTTAAAAAGATACGCGATCTTAGTTGAATCAGAACCAACACTCGACCACGTTCTTTCATTGAACATTGAAAGTATCTTAGAAAGAAGATTACAGACCATCGTATACAGAAAAGGTCTCGCTAAAACAGCAAAACAAGCTAGACAGTTCATCGTTCACGGCCACATTGCAGTAAACGGCAAAAGAGTTACCGCTCCAGCATACTTAGTTTCAGTAGCTGAAAATGATGCGATAGAATACGTGCCTAACTCACCAATGGCTTCAGAAAACCACCCTGAAAGAACTGCCGCAGTAAGCGAAGAAAATCAATAA
- a CDS encoding 30S ribosomal protein S13, with product MTQTEFKHRIRISKTDLEGKNPLEYALQEMKGIGRAMARAVIRVTELDPKQQAGYLADEDVLKIESVLEDPATHGIPSWMFNRKKDVYSGLDKHLIETDLVLTVQEDITNMKKIRCYKGVRHELRLPCRGQRTRGSFRKGTSMGVKRRK from the coding sequence GTGACTCAGACAGAATTCAAACACAGAATTAGAATCTCAAAAACAGACCTTGAAGGTAAAAATCCACTTGAATACGCACTACAAGAAATGAAAGGTATTGGTAGAGCGATGGCTAGAGCAGTAATCAGAGTTACTGAATTAGACCCTAAACAACAGGCTGGTTACTTAGCTGACGAAGATGTTTTGAAAATAGAATCAGTATTGGAAGACCCTGCAACACATGGAATCCCTTCATGGATGTTCAACAGGAAAAAAGATGTTTACTCAGGACTCGATAAACACCTTATCGAAACAGACCTCGTACTCACAGTACAAGAAGACATCACAAACATGAAAAAGATAAGATGCTACAAAGGAGTCAGACACGAGTTAAGATTACCTTGTAGGGGACAGAGAACCAGAGGTTCATTCAGAAAAGGAACTTCAATGGGAGTTAAGAGAAGGAAATAA